A stretch of the Porifericola rhodea genome encodes the following:
- a CDS encoding Lrp/AsnC family transcriptional regulator encodes MTASPKLDKVDRKILEILQRNAKITNAQLSKEIGLSPAPTLERVKKLEQSGVIDSYHAKLNTSKIGLGISTFVQIKLTGHDKESIKTFINAINKIDEVIECHHVTGSSDFILRVIAKDIASYQQLMLDKVNEVPVVDSLQSLVILSTFKDSKTLPVPEDEKLKI; translated from the coding sequence ATGACAGCAAGTCCTAAATTAGATAAGGTAGATAGGAAGATTCTGGAGATATTACAGCGCAATGCTAAGATCACCAACGCTCAACTCTCTAAAGAGATAGGCTTATCACCGGCGCCTACCTTAGAGCGCGTAAAGAAATTAGAGCAATCAGGAGTTATAGATAGCTACCATGCCAAACTAAATACCTCCAAAATTGGGTTAGGCATCAGCACCTTTGTACAAATTAAACTCACCGGACACGATAAAGAAAGTATCAAGACCTTTATCAATGCCATCAACAAAATTGATGAAGTAATAGAGTGTCATCACGTTACAGGTTCAAGCGATTTTATTCTTCGTGTTATCGCTAAGGATATCGCTTCTTACCAGCAGTTAATGCTAGATAAAGTAAATGAAGTGCCCGTAGTTGATAGTCTTCAGTCTTTAGTTATACTTTCTACCTTTAAAGACAGCAAGACCCTTCCTGTGCCCGAAGACGAAAAGCTAAAAATATAA
- a CDS encoding phosphoribosyltransferase family protein, protein MTQEQNTTPRIILGADEIQQKIRRIAYEVYERNYEAQSLILAGIVDRGFALAERIGTALNEISHFKFKPVSTERKLQLVKIHLEKFTHEQCKVELDCSLEQLDGQRIVLIDDVLNTGRTLAYSMRPFLDRPIQQMEIAVLVNRSHSKFPVVANYTGYELATTLEEHIEVILDGERDAVYLK, encoded by the coding sequence ATGACACAAGAGCAGAATACCACTCCCCGCATTATTTTGGGAGCAGACGAGATACAGCAAAAAATCAGACGTATAGCTTATGAAGTCTATGAGCGCAACTATGAGGCTCAATCATTAATTCTGGCAGGCATAGTGGACCGTGGCTTTGCTTTGGCAGAACGTATTGGCACCGCACTTAACGAAATCAGTCACTTCAAATTTAAACCTGTCTCTACAGAACGTAAATTGCAATTGGTAAAAATTCATCTGGAAAAATTTACACATGAGCAATGTAAGGTAGAACTAGATTGTTCGTTAGAACAGTTAGATGGTCAGCGTATTGTTTTGATAGACGATGTGCTTAATACCGGAAGAACGTTAGCCTACAGCATGCGACCATTTCTGGATCGGCCTATACAGCAAATGGAAATTGCCGTGCTGGTCAACAGAAGCCATAGCAAATTTCCGGTAGTGGCTAATTATACGGGTTACGAACTGGCTACAACCCTTGAAGAGCACATAGAGGTAATATTAGATGGAGAAAGAGATGCCGTCTATCTTAAATAG